In Anabas testudineus chromosome 12, fAnaTes1.2, whole genome shotgun sequence, one genomic interval encodes:
- the LOC113158946 gene encoding GTPase IMAP family member 9-like, protein MRGSKKQRKSDELRLILLGKTGAGKSAAGNTILGREEFQSQLCPSSWTFECKRADGEVGHQKVAVIDTPGLFDTNFTEEELVKKIKTCMSLSAPGPHAFLVVLRLGRFTQEEKDTVKLIQSTFGVDAARYSLVLFTHGDKLKKQTIETFISKSNELQELIEACYGRYHIFNNQSNDQEQVDQLVEKIFTMVIENGGGHYNSKMLRKAKKASKRDKRRLLKEQKAVEQERRNTLRAEVEREMKASGEPMKHNKCVLQ, encoded by the exons ATGAGAG GATCtaagaagcagaggaagagtgATGAACTACGACTCATTTTGCTGGGGAAGACAGGAGCGGGGAAGAGTGCAGCAGGAAACACCATCTTGGGACGAGAAGAATTCCAGTCTCAGCTGTGTCCTTCTTCTTGGACATTTGAATGCAAGAGAGCCGATGGAGAGGTAGGACATCAAAAGGTTGCCGTCATTGACACTCCGGGGCTTTTTGACACTAATTTCACGGAGGAGGAACTCGTGAAGAAGATCAAGACATGCATGTCTCTGTCAGCTCCTGGTCCACACGCCTTCCTGGTGGTTCTGAGGCTGGGCAGGTTTACCCAGGAGGAGAAGGACACCGTCAAATTGATTCAAAGTACCTTCGGTGTGGACGCAGCGAGGTACTCATTGGTGTTGTTCACACACGGGGacaaactgaagaaacaaaCTATTGAAACGTTTATTTCAAAGAGTAACGAACTTCAAGAGCTCATTGAGGCTTGCTACGGGCGATATCACATCTTCAACAACCAGTCGAACGACCAGGAACAGGTTGATCAGCTTGTGGAGAAAATATTCACAATGGTTATAGAGAATGGTGGAGGGCACTACAACTCAAAGATGTtgagaaaagcaaaaaaggCCTCAAAGAGAGACAAACGAAGACTTTTAAAGGAGCAGAAGGCAGtagagcaggagaggaggaacaCCCTGAGGGCTGAAGttgagagagaaatgaaagcaAGCGGAGAACCaatgaaacacaataaatgtgttCTGCAGTAG
- the LOC113159793 gene encoding GTPase IMAP family member 7-like, with translation MSKVSYEGYSGATDVQERRIVLVGKTGVGKSAAGNTILGREAFESEMSPVSMTAECHKAKGDVDGRRVAVIDTPGLFDTNYSQEEVLKKIKLCISLAAPGPHAFLVVLQLGRFTKEEKDTIQMIQTTFGEDAEKYTMVLFTHGDQLQKQTIEGYIKESVDLQALIRKCNGRYHVFNNEIKDPKQTWQLMDKIDNMTTANGGSYYTNEMFTKAEEAIEKEKQRLLKEMDEQKQRELGELRAKYSEKIYRREERQVHMRYDREARARAERSNEFVAAPVVAVATACGAAVGGLLGIIGGPIGVAVGVAAGAAVGAGIGVLSLKVSQQCHVQ, from the coding sequence GGTACAGTGGTGCCACAGATGTCCAAGAAAGGAGGATTGTTCTAGTCGGGAAGACTGGTGTGGGAAAGagtgcagcaggaaacacaatCCTGGGGAGAGAAGCATTTGAGTCGGAAATGTCTCCAGTTTCCATGACGGCTGAATGCCATAAGGCTAAAGGTGATGTTGATGGTCGAAGGGTTGCTGTCATTGACACTCCGGGTCTGTTCGACACCAACTACAGCCAAGAAGAAGTGTTGAAGAAGATCAAGCTGTGCATCTCTCTGGCTGCTCCTGGTCCTCATGCCTTCCTGGTGGTTCTTCAGCTTGGAAGGTTCACCAAGGAGGAGAAGGACACTATCCAGATGATCCAGACCACGTTTGGTGAAGatgcagaaaaatacacaatgGTGTTGTTTACTCATGGAGACCAATTACAGAAGCAAACCATTGAGGGCTATATTAAAGAGAGTGTCGACCTGCAAGCCCTCATTCGGAAGTGCAACGGGCGATACCATGTCTTTAACAATGAAATCAAAGACCCTAAACAAACATGGCAGCTCATGGACAAAATTGACAACATGACTACGGCTAACGGTGGAAGCTACTACACCAATGAAATGTTCACCAAAGCAGAGGAAGCCatagagaaggagaaacagCGTCTGCTGAAGGAGATGGAcgaacagaagcagagagagttGGGTGAACTGAGAGCCAAATATTCAGAAAAGATCTACCGCAGGGAGGAGAGACAGGTGCACATGAGATACGACCGTGAAGCCAGAGCTCGAGCCGAAAGATCAAACGAATTTGTCGCTGCTCCAGTAGTGGCTGTAGCAACAGCCTGTGGCGCTGCTGTCGGAGGTCTGCTTGGAATCATAGGAGGTCCAATTGGTGTGGCAGTGGGAGTCGCAGCTGGGGCAGCCGTCGGAGCTGGGATTGGCGTTTTATCACTGAAAGTCTCACAGCAATGCCACGTGCAGTGA